From a region of the uncultured Desulfovibrio sp. genome:
- a CDS encoding capsular polysaccharide synthesis protein gives MAVISNAVKRLKIGLRALQMSSRACRFVEAAIAEDRIMQSLNRQIQYIPTPTKRVERADVDYVWQFWGQGIENAPPIVKVCVKSVSHNLAHKRHVVLSRDTVCNYVDLPAYVWDKYEKKIIPEAHFSDIVRLMLLRKYGGTWIDATVLLTKRPPDAFFTAPFFWFSCPPESLLGGSRILGSVWYLHAAKGQELVRASLDALLEYWKNYDYLAHYYILHLIFSNLIENYKVLWKEWESIPFYSSVPPHVLQLELSKPFNQSRFEDILEMSAVHKLTYYGINGDRESGMMTFYDYLTTRFGEGEDVI, from the coding sequence ATGGCTGTGATATCTAATGCTGTAAAGAGATTGAAGATTGGATTGCGGGCTTTGCAGATGTCTTCTCGAGCCTGTCGATTCGTTGAGGCTGCTATTGCAGAAGACAGGATTATGCAATCTCTGAACAGACAAATTCAGTATATCCCAACCCCCACAAAAAGGGTCGAAAGGGCTGATGTGGATTATGTCTGGCAATTTTGGGGACAGGGGATCGAAAATGCTCCTCCGATAGTCAAGGTGTGTGTCAAATCTGTTTCTCATAATCTCGCGCACAAAAGGCATGTTGTGCTCAGTCGAGATACTGTTTGTAACTATGTTGATCTTCCGGCATATGTCTGGGATAAATACGAAAAGAAAATAATACCTGAGGCCCATTTTTCTGATATAGTCCGGTTGATGTTGCTGCGTAAATATGGAGGGACATGGATTGATGCCACCGTGTTGCTCACAAAACGGCCCCCAGATGCGTTTTTTACTGCACCTTTTTTTTGGTTTTCCTGCCCTCCTGAGAGCCTTTTAGGTGGGAGCAGAATACTGGGGTCTGTTTGGTATCTGCATGCAGCTAAGGGGCAAGAGCTTGTTCGAGCATCGCTTGATGCACTATTAGAGTACTGGAAAAATTATGATTACTTAGCTCATTACTACATTTTGCATTTAATTTTTTCTAATCTCATAGAGAATTATAAAGTGCTCTGGAAAGAATGGGAGAGTATTCCATTCTATAGTAGTGTGCCACCACATGTATTGCAGCTTGAACTATCAAAGCCATTTAATCAAAGTCGATTTGAGGATATTCTCGAAATGTCCGCAGTGCATAAATTGACATACTATGGAATTAACGGCGATAGGGAAAGCGGTATGATGACATTTTATGATTATTTAACCACTAGGTTTGGAGAGGGCGAAGATGTTATTTAG
- a CDS encoding ABC transporter ATP-binding protein — protein sequence MKPIISVEGLGKSYTIRHEGQTRYKSLREELFKLPKRLLSRGGQSQEEFWALKDVNFDIMPGDRVGIIGRNGAGKSTLLKLLSRITEPTTGRITLRGRVASLLEVGTGFHPELTGRENIFLNGAILGMSRAEVRRKFDEIVDFAGVEKFLDTPVKRYSSGMYVRLAFAVAAHLEPEILIVDEVLAVGDAEFQKKCIKKMEKSKSDDGHTVLLVSHNLAIVENLCSSIFVVDKGMVRGFSDNNAAIKNYIGHNAIDVAQTECELQGHKFRFYSTDVHGNQVVKFKVGEDIIFRFDFEKSDFFLSQMNFNVAVSSNESRILTVSSLLMEGNGFEINGGDRLVATLEKNYLAPGIYTVSLGAYANRVFLKSWDVLLSIEIVETDYYKNGKIPDAGMGLVYPDFTWSKLNGCDI from the coding sequence ATGAAACCCATCATATCAGTTGAAGGGCTCGGCAAGAGCTATACCATCCGACACGAAGGGCAGACCCGCTACAAGTCTTTGCGTGAGGAACTTTTTAAGCTGCCCAAACGCCTACTCAGCAGGGGCGGGCAGAGTCAGGAAGAATTCTGGGCGCTCAAGGATGTGAATTTTGACATCATGCCGGGTGACCGCGTGGGGATTATCGGGCGCAACGGCGCGGGAAAATCCACCTTGCTCAAGCTGCTCTCGCGCATTACCGAGCCGACAACCGGGCGCATTACCCTGCGGGGCCGGGTAGCCAGCCTGCTCGAAGTTGGCACGGGCTTTCACCCGGAGCTGACGGGCCGGGAAAATATTTTTCTCAATGGCGCCATTCTAGGCATGAGTCGGGCCGAAGTTCGCCGCAAGTTTGATGAAATAGTGGATTTTGCCGGGGTGGAGAAGTTTCTGGATACCCCCGTGAAGCGCTATTCCTCCGGAATGTATGTGCGGCTTGCCTTTGCCGTGGCGGCCCATCTGGAGCCTGAAATACTTATTGTGGATGAAGTGCTGGCTGTGGGTGATGCCGAGTTTCAGAAGAAATGCATAAAAAAAATGGAAAAAAGTAAGAGCGACGATGGACACACCGTTTTGCTTGTAAGTCATAATCTAGCCATTGTTGAAAATTTGTGCAGTTCAATTTTTGTTGTTGATAAGGGCATGGTGCGCGGATTTTCAGACAATAATGCCGCAATAAAAAATTATATTGGGCACAATGCGATTGATGTTGCGCAAACAGAGTGTGAGCTTCAAGGTCATAAATTTAGATTTTACAGCACTGATGTTCATGGAAATCAAGTTGTAAAATTTAAAGTAGGCGAAGATATTATTTTTAGATTCGATTTTGAGAAGAGCGATTTTTTTCTTTCACAGATGAATTTTAACGTTGCAGTGTCATCAAATGAAAGCCGTATTCTTACCGTGAGTAGCCTTTTGATGGAAGGTAATGGCTTTGAGATCAATGGTGGCGATCGGTTGGTTGCAACGTTGGAAAAAAATTATCTTGCACCAGGAATATACACTGTTTCACTTGGCGCCTATGCAAATCGTGTCTTTTTGAAGAGTTGGGATGTCCTGCTGTCAATAGAAATAGTTGAAACAGATTATTATAAAAATGGAAAGATCCCGGACGCCGGAATGGGTTTGGTTTATCCAGACTTTACGTGGAGCAAGCTGAATGGCTGTGATATCTAA
- a CDS encoding ABC transporter permease codes for MAHELVIEAGRAERQYWKDLWRYRELFLILTWRDVAVQYKQTVVGILWAVLRPLLTMAAFTFVFAKVAKLPSEGVAPYPLMVFVAMLPWQMFATAIAAIANSLVANSNLISKVYFPRIIVPAATMGVAVVDFVISFVLLALMMVFYQYVPPVQVLAVLPLTLLAALVALGPGLILCALNVTYRDFRIIVPFITQFGLYLSPVGFSSGIVPEKWRLLYECNPMVGVIDGFRWAVLGSMECPVRALSISVGYAVVLLFCGIRTFRNTERTFADVI; via the coding sequence ATGGCTCACGAGCTTGTCATTGAGGCCGGTCGCGCAGAGCGGCAATACTGGAAAGACCTGTGGCGTTATCGGGAGCTTTTTCTCATATTGACATGGCGCGATGTGGCTGTGCAGTACAAGCAGACCGTGGTGGGTATTTTGTGGGCTGTGCTGCGCCCTTTGCTGACTATGGCGGCCTTTACGTTTGTGTTTGCAAAGGTGGCAAAACTGCCTTCCGAAGGCGTGGCTCCATATCCACTGATGGTTTTTGTGGCCATGCTCCCCTGGCAGATGTTCGCCACGGCTATCGCTGCCATTGCCAACAGTCTGGTTGCCAACAGTAATCTGATTTCCAAGGTTTATTTCCCCAGGATTATCGTCCCCGCTGCGACCATGGGCGTAGCTGTAGTGGACTTTGTTATTTCTTTTGTGCTGCTGGCATTGATGATGGTGTTCTATCAGTATGTGCCACCCGTGCAAGTTCTGGCTGTTTTGCCCCTGACCTTACTCGCCGCCCTTGTTGCATTGGGGCCGGGGCTTATACTTTGCGCGCTTAACGTAACGTACCGTGACTTCCGCATCATTGTTCCCTTCATTACCCAGTTCGGCCTGTATCTGTCGCCCGTGGGCTTTTCGTCAGGCATTGTGCCGGAGAAGTGGCGTCTGCTTTACGAGTGCAATCCCATGGTCGGCGTTATTGATGGTTTTCGGTGGGCTGTGCTTGGCAGCATGGAATGCCCTGTTCGGGCGCTCTCCATCAGCGTGGGCTACGCGGTTGTACTGCTATTTTGCGGCATCAGAACTTTTCGCAATACTGAACGCACTTTTGCGGACGTTATATAG
- a CDS encoding GDP-L-fucose synthase, giving the protein MLKDALVYVAGHRGLVGSALCRALTRSGYERQLTRTHAELDLCDQAGVRAFFAQHRPDVVILAAAKVGGIHANATYPAEFIYQNLQIQNNVIDSAYRNGCKKLLFLGSSCIYPKLCPQPIKEESLLTGPLEPTNDAYALAKISGIKMCQAYRKQYGFDAISAMPTNLYGPGDNYHPENSHVIPALIRRFHEAKEGGAAKVTIWGTGKALREFLHVDDMAEACVFLLENYSDFEHVNVGCQQECTIMEVARLIARVVGFNGEIDTDSAKPDGTPRKLMDSGKLLGMGWKPRVGLEEGLGDAYSDFLQNQHKRGY; this is encoded by the coding sequence ATGCTCAAGGATGCTCTGGTTTATGTGGCGGGGCACAGGGGGCTTGTAGGTAGCGCCCTGTGCCGTGCCTTGACGCGCTCTGGGTATGAGCGGCAGCTCACACGCACCCATGCGGAACTGGATCTGTGCGATCAGGCCGGGGTGCGGGCTTTTTTTGCCCAGCACAGGCCTGATGTGGTGATCCTTGCCGCCGCCAAGGTGGGGGGCATCCACGCCAATGCCACATATCCTGCAGAATTCATTTATCAAAATCTGCAAATCCAGAACAACGTCATCGACAGCGCATACCGCAACGGCTGTAAAAAGTTGCTGTTTCTTGGGTCGTCATGCATTTACCCCAAGTTGTGCCCGCAGCCCATTAAGGAAGAGTCTCTGCTTACCGGGCCGCTGGAGCCAACCAATGATGCTTACGCACTGGCTAAAATCTCGGGCATCAAGATGTGCCAGGCCTACCGCAAGCAGTATGGCTTTGACGCCATCAGCGCTATGCCTACCAATCTGTATGGCCCTGGAGACAACTATCATCCGGAAAACAGCCATGTAATCCCTGCGCTGATTCGCCGCTTTCACGAGGCAAAGGAAGGCGGAGCCGCCAAGGTGACCATTTGGGGTACAGGCAAGGCGTTGCGAGAATTTTTACACGTGGACGACATGGCGGAAGCCTGCGTGTTTTTGCTCGAGAACTATTCTGACTTTGAACACGTGAATGTGGGCTGCCAGCAGGAATGCACCATTATGGAAGTTGCCCGGCTTATTGCCAGGGTTGTGGGCTTCAACGGCGAGATCGATACTGATTCTGCCAAGCCGGACGGTACGCCCCGCAAGCTCATGGATTCGGGCAAGCTTTTGGGCATGGGGTGGAAACCCCGCGTTGGGCTTGAGGAAGGCCTGGGCGATGCGTACAGCGATTTTTTGCAAAACCAGCATAAGCGGGGTTATTAG
- the gmd gene encoding GDP-mannose 4,6-dehydratase, translating to MKKALITGITGQDGAYLAEFLLQKGYEVHGIKRRASLFNTDRIDHLYEDPHVNRRHFVLHYGDLSDSSNLVRLMQEVKPDEVYNLAAQSHVQVSFESPEYTADVDALGTLRLLEAIRIAGLTETTRFYQASTSELFGLVQEVPQTEKTPFYPRSPYACAKLYAYWITVNYREAYGMYACNGILFNHESPIRGETFVTRKITRAMSRMVLGLQDCLYLGNMDAKRDWGHARDYVEMQWLMLQQEKPDDFVIATGRQFSVRDFVNAAAAELGVCLSWQGTGVEETGTVTSVDVSRLQQVAGNRQGLECHLKPGDVIVRVDPRYFRPTEVETLLGQPAKAKEKLGWEPKTSFEDMVAEMAREDLALSMRDAVCKVAGFKTFSHNE from the coding sequence ATGAAAAAAGCGCTTATAACTGGCATCACCGGACAGGATGGGGCTTACCTTGCGGAGTTTCTGTTGCAGAAGGGCTACGAGGTGCACGGCATCAAACGGCGCGCCTCGTTGTTCAACACCGACCGCATTGATCATCTGTATGAAGACCCGCATGTCAATCGGCGGCACTTTGTCTTGCACTACGGAGACCTAAGCGACTCCAGCAATCTTGTGCGCCTTATGCAGGAAGTGAAGCCGGACGAAGTGTATAATCTGGCTGCGCAGAGCCATGTGCAGGTTTCTTTTGAGTCCCCCGAATACACTGCGGATGTGGACGCCCTCGGAACCTTACGCCTGCTCGAGGCCATTCGCATTGCTGGGCTCACGGAGACCACGCGTTTTTATCAGGCCTCGACCTCTGAACTTTTCGGGCTGGTGCAGGAAGTGCCGCAGACGGAAAAAACACCGTTTTATCCCCGCTCTCCCTATGCCTGCGCCAAGCTTTATGCCTACTGGATTACGGTCAACTATCGCGAAGCTTACGGCATGTATGCCTGCAACGGCATCCTTTTCAATCACGAATCGCCCATCCGTGGTGAGACCTTTGTGACCCGCAAGATCACCCGCGCCATGTCGCGCATGGTGCTTGGCTTGCAGGATTGCCTGTACCTCGGCAACATGGATGCCAAGCGCGACTGGGGTCACGCGCGCGATTACGTTGAAATGCAGTGGCTTATGTTGCAGCAGGAAAAGCCCGATGATTTTGTTATCGCCACCGGACGGCAGTTTTCCGTGCGCGATTTTGTCAATGCCGCAGCCGCAGAACTTGGCGTCTGCCTCAGCTGGCAGGGCACTGGCGTGGAAGAAACCGGCACCGTAACAAGCGTTGACGTGAGCCGCTTGCAGCAGGTTGCTGGCAACCGTCAGGGGCTGGAATGCCATCTCAAGCCCGGCGATGTTATTGTGCGCGTTGACCCGCGCTACTTCCGCCCCACAGAAGTGGAAACATTGCTGGGCCAACCGGCCAAGGCCAAGGAAAAGCTGGGGTGGGAGCCGAAAACATCTTTTGAAGACATGGTGGCCGAAATGGCGCGCGAAGATCTTGCCCTGAGCATGCGCGACGCCGTGTGCAAGGTGGCGGGATTTAAAACCTTCAGCCATAACGAGTAG
- a CDS encoding mannose-1-phosphate guanylyltransferase/mannose-6-phosphate isomerase, protein MQNIAPVILCGGSGTRLWPLSRETYPKQFVDLGGGKTLFRDTVMRAQHTPDSLEPVIVCNEAHRFYVTAELYQCGVHGKILLEPAPRNTAPAIALAAFALTEDGADPPMLVLPSDHAIGDEDAFFKGVKNAAALAEQGYIVTFGIAPTGPETGFGYIEQGAALGANGYRVARFVEKPDADKATGMLARGGYSWNSGMFLLRASVYLKELERFAPQIYAACNAAWKGRKDDQAFSRPDSEAFLSSPSDSIDYAVMEQTGLAAVVPLGVSWSDLGSWEAFYQIGQQDAAGNVCSGDVMTEGAEDCYFNANHRLLAAIGVSGLVVVETQDAVLVAPRDRVQDVKKIVGRLQSAQRPECRQHPLVYRPWGSYETLVMDGRFQVKRIIVNPGAELSLQMHHHRAEHWVVVSGTAEVTNGDLVKLFTENQSTYIPVGTMHRLKNPGVIPLVLIEIQSGSYLGEDDIVRFADVYGREG, encoded by the coding sequence ATGCAGAATATTGCCCCTGTGATTCTGTGCGGAGGTAGCGGTACACGTTTGTGGCCGCTCTCGCGCGAGACATACCCAAAGCAGTTTGTGGATCTGGGCGGCGGGAAAACGCTGTTCAGGGATACCGTGATGCGGGCGCAGCACACGCCGGACAGCCTGGAGCCTGTTATTGTGTGCAATGAGGCTCACCGTTTTTATGTGACCGCCGAACTGTACCAATGCGGCGTCCATGGCAAAATTCTGCTGGAACCTGCACCGCGCAATACTGCGCCGGCTATTGCACTGGCGGCATTTGCCCTGACGGAAGACGGCGCAGATCCGCCCATGCTGGTATTGCCCTCTGACCATGCCATTGGTGATGAAGATGCATTTTTTAAGGGCGTAAAAAATGCGGCGGCCCTGGCGGAACAAGGGTATATTGTCACCTTTGGCATCGCCCCCACCGGCCCGGAAACCGGTTTTGGCTACATCGAACAGGGCGCGGCCCTTGGGGCCAATGGCTACAGGGTTGCCCGTTTTGTGGAAAAACCCGATGCGGACAAAGCTACGGGCATGCTGGCCAGAGGCGGCTATTCGTGGAACAGCGGCATGTTTCTGCTGCGGGCTTCTGTGTATCTGAAAGAGTTGGAACGTTTTGCCCCCCAGATATACGCCGCCTGCAATGCCGCCTGGAAGGGCCGCAAGGATGATCAGGCATTTTCCCGCCCGGACAGCGAGGCATTCCTTTCCTCCCCGTCTGATTCCATAGACTATGCGGTCATGGAGCAAACGGGTCTGGCGGCTGTTGTGCCGCTGGGCGTCAGCTGGAGCGACCTTGGCTCGTGGGAAGCCTTTTATCAGATAGGGCAGCAAGACGCCGCCGGCAACGTATGCTCTGGCGATGTCATGACCGAGGGTGCCGAGGATTGCTATTTTAACGCCAACCACAGGCTGCTGGCGGCCATAGGCGTGAGCGGGCTCGTGGTGGTGGAAACGCAGGATGCCGTGCTTGTTGCACCGCGCGACCGTGTGCAGGACGTCAAAAAGATTGTTGGCCGCCTGCAAAGCGCACAGCGGCCCGAATGCAGGCAACATCCCCTGGTGTACCGCCCGTGGGGCAGCTATGAAACCCTTGTCATGGACGGGCGATTTCAGGTCAAGCGCATCATTGTGAACCCCGGTGCCGAGCTTTCTTTGCAGATGCACCACCACCGCGCCGAGCATTGGGTCGTAGTGAGTGGCACGGCAGAAGTGACCAACGGCGATCTGGTTAAGCTGTTCACGGAAAACCAGTCGACCTACATACCTGTTGGCACCATGCATCGTTTGAAAAATCCAGGTGTTATTCCTCTGGTGCTTATTGAAATCCAGTCAGGCTCCTATCTCGGTGAGGACGATATCGTGCGCTTTGCAGATGTATACGGGCGGGAAGGGTAA
- a CDS encoding phosphomannomutase, protein MGNSLSCFKAYDIRGRVPGVLNAPLARALGRAVVEILGAKSIVIGRDARLSGPELRDALAFGLREAGAQVTDIGMCGTEEIYYAAANQPFGAGVMITGSHNPADENGFKLVRGGAIPISGDSGLFALRDRVEAILAENGDSAESLEVSPLHHASFRADYVAWLLEYSGTAQLAPIAGRKPLKIVADAGNGCAGLVLKDLMASLPFEFVCRQMQPDGTFPDGVPNPLLPERRAATAAAVRESGADMGVAWDGDFDRCFFYDADGNFIEGYYCIGLLARELLLRVPGGKVVHDTRVYWNTREVVQAAGGQPVMGKTGHAFMKERMRAEDAVYGGEMSAHHYFRDFAYCDSGMLPWLLVASLLHRTGKPLAALVAERMEAYPCSGEINRRVQDAPALMRQVRDRYAASALHEDSIDGVNLEFADWRFNLRMSNTEPLLRLNVESRGNRVLTEEKTAEILRFLEEQGGAIPA, encoded by the coding sequence ATGGGCAATTCACTTTCATGCTTCAAAGCCTACGATATCCGGGGCCGTGTGCCGGGTGTTCTCAATGCGCCGCTGGCGCGCGCACTGGGCAGGGCCGTTGTTGAAATACTGGGCGCAAAAAGCATTGTGATTGGCCGTGATGCCCGGCTTTCCGGCCCCGAACTGCGTGATGCGCTGGCCTTTGGTTTGCGTGAGGCCGGGGCGCAGGTAACGGACATCGGCATGTGCGGCACGGAAGAAATCTATTATGCCGCCGCCAACCAGCCCTTTGGCGCGGGCGTCATGATTACGGGCAGCCACAATCCGGCGGACGAAAACGGCTTCAAGCTGGTGCGCGGCGGGGCCATACCCATCAGCGGCGATTCCGGCCTGTTTGCCCTGCGCGACCGCGTGGAGGCCATTCTTGCCGAAAACGGCGACTCTGCCGAGTCCCTTGAAGTCTCCCCTCTGCACCATGCCTCGTTCCGTGCTGACTATGTGGCCTGGCTGCTGGAATACAGTGGTACAGCGCAGCTTGCACCAATTGCTGGACGCAAGCCCCTGAAGATTGTGGCTGATGCGGGTAATGGCTGCGCCGGACTAGTGCTGAAAGATCTGATGGCCTCGTTGCCCTTTGAATTTGTCTGCCGACAGATGCAGCCGGACGGAACTTTTCCCGATGGCGTGCCCAACCCCCTGCTGCCGGAACGCCGTGCGGCTACAGCCGCTGCCGTGCGCGAATCTGGTGCGGACATGGGCGTTGCCTGGGACGGCGATTTTGACCGCTGCTTTTTTTATGACGCGGACGGCAATTTTATTGAAGGTTACTACTGTATAGGCCTGCTGGCGCGGGAGCTGCTGCTGCGTGTGCCTGGCGGCAAGGTGGTGCACGACACCAGAGTGTACTGGAACACCCGAGAGGTGGTGCAGGCCGCAGGCGGGCAGCCCGTCATGGGCAAGACCGGACACGCCTTCATGAAGGAACGCATGCGCGCCGAAGATGCCGTGTATGGCGGCGAGATGAGCGCGCATCATTATTTTCGCGATTTTGCCTACTGCGATTCGGGCATGCTGCCCTGGCTGCTGGTGGCCTCGTTGCTGCATCGCACGGGCAAGCCCCTGGCCGCGCTGGTGGCAGAACGCATGGAGGCCTATCCGTGCAGTGGTGAAATCAACCGCCGGGTGCAGGATGCACCCGCGCTCATGCGGCAGGTGAGGGATCGTTATGCGGCTTCGGCTTTGCACGAAGACAGCATTGACGGCGTTAATCTGGAATTTGCCGATTGGCGTTTCAATCTGCGCATGTCCAATACCGAACCCCTGTTGCGCCTGAATGTGGAGAGCAGGGGGAACCGCGTACTAACGGAAGAAAAAACGGCTGAAATACTGCGGTTTCTGGAAGAACAGGGAGGGGCCATACCTGCCTGA